In the Streptomyces sp. FXJ1.172 genome, one interval contains:
- a CDS encoding sulfurtransferase has product MSRSDVLVDADWVQEHLDDTTIALVEVDEDTSAYEKNHIRNATRIDWTKDLQDPVRRDFIDQAGFEKLLSEKGIANNHTVILYGGNNNWFASYAYWYFKLYGHENVKLLDGGRKKWELDARELVPGDEVPERAKTDYKAKAQDTSIRAFRDDVVAAIGSQNLVDVRSPDEFSGKLLAPAHLPQEQSQRPGHVPSAKNIPWSKNANDDGTFKSDEDLKALYAEESVDLAKDTIAYCRIGERSALTWFVLHELLGVRNVKNYDGSWTEYGSLVGVPIELGADK; this is encoded by the coding sequence ATGAGCCGCAGCGACGTCCTCGTGGACGCCGACTGGGTCCAGGAGCACCTGGACGACACCACCATCGCCCTGGTGGAGGTGGACGAGGACACGTCCGCCTACGAGAAGAACCACATCCGCAACGCGACCCGCATCGACTGGACCAAGGACCTCCAGGACCCGGTGCGCCGTGACTTCATCGACCAGGCCGGCTTCGAGAAGCTCCTGTCGGAGAAGGGCATCGCCAACAACCACACGGTGATCCTCTACGGCGGCAACAACAACTGGTTCGCGTCCTACGCCTACTGGTACTTCAAGCTGTACGGCCACGAGAACGTCAAGCTCCTCGACGGCGGCCGCAAGAAGTGGGAGCTGGACGCCCGCGAGCTGGTCCCCGGCGACGAGGTCCCCGAGCGCGCCAAGACGGACTACAAGGCCAAGGCCCAGGACACCTCGATCCGTGCCTTCCGTGACGACGTCGTCGCCGCGATCGGCTCGCAGAACCTGGTCGACGTGCGCTCGCCCGACGAGTTCTCCGGCAAGCTGCTCGCCCCGGCCCACCTGCCGCAGGAGCAGTCGCAGCGCCCGGGCCACGTCCCGAGCGCCAAGAACATCCCGTGGTCCAAGAACGCCAACGACGACGGCACGTTCAAGTCGGACGAGGACCTGAAGGCCCTCTACGCCGAGGAGAGCGTGGACCTCGCCAAGGACACGATCGCCTACTGCCGCATCGGTGAGCGCTCGGCCCTGACCTGGTTCGTGCTGCACGAGCTGCTCGGTGTCCGCAACGTCAAGAACTACGACGGCTCCTGGACCGAGTACGGCTCCCTCGTCGGCGTCCCGATCGAACTCGGCGCCGACAAGTAG
- a CDS encoding ricin-type beta-trefoil lectin domain protein codes for MLRHRPGWDAFKAVAVTVLALGLVTPPALAADTQAPAAARTDPTTAWQNGAFQVDRSAAIHRSDVVLGRPNTEPAESMPLGNGTLGAAVWAADGFTAQLNRGDTFPDRKSPGQVTIPGLKTITQADDFSARLNLYDGVLTESGGGMTATIYTRADRDELVVDVTGADPKSAQTVRGDLWDGRSPSAAASGAVATLAETWQDSGTGGTGDTYGTLLGITAGGRNVTSSVTDGDTVQVAFNPAADGSFRVVAAAPHWAGGDAGATATSYLGSDATASVSALRTAHLNWWHDFWDRAGTMKIESADGTGPYVENLRTVFLYQSAATNRGSLPGTQAGAADLFSFSRDAHDWSPASYWWWNLRMQAAADLTSGVFDLNTSFYHLYTSNLANIEAWTKDHMPGHTGACVPETMRFNGNGYFDGGTGNASCEASVTSYNAQTVSTGAEVSLALWQQYRTTGDLSFLRDSYPLMKSTAQFLLSYATTGGDGLLHTKANAHETQWNVSDPVTDVAAMQALFPVVASAAKALGTDPDLAAQLTAAQAQLPPLPRTDAATHTQVLTPAADGAGNDVIALSAEPAATTHNSENLDLEPVWPYGLIGDSGSLHDLAARTYDNRRWPNDADWSFDALQAARLGKADAVKNALLANVTNQLYPSGLASNNNVQTGREPYSEVGGVITAAVNEALVQDYDDVLRIAPAVPADWDVDGTVSIHDNAKVDVQTRGGAPVTVALEAGSTASFVTRNPWPGQSVGVVDAADGSTVVAFSTAAQFTLPAKAGHDYLIERQSAPVTSLPFQKISGEQAALPRHLGKTEIGLDFPASPAPAGPVGALTAVGGTCVGHAPGLAGGTAVQTDTCDGGTAQQWIAGRDGSLWVQGRCAMPVGKNTSAGTPLVLAACDGSTAQQWQAGSDRTLVNQASGLCAVVEGSATEPGTALVTAACDTTTAGQKFDLPVTPAGPQGHLTGIAGMCADSDSGGQAPGTQLVLNTCSSAGSQQWKVASDGTLRLFDSRCMTPSGGGTADNGTQMVLEICDGSAAQQWHAGADGALVNALSGKCLDVKDTSSAAGAILWVWTCGPSTPGKVWQLPVQGPTGRISGYGGKCADLAGSGSTSAAGTQVQLNTCGTGASQKWAVATDGTVGVLGMCMALKDGATANGTRVVLASCDGSSTDQQWTWAANRGLVSKKSGTCLDATGPSSANGTPLQIWACAVSDNQRWQLPAAVPTGHVTGIGGKCADLAGSGSSNAAATAVQLNTCGTGVSQDWSVAADGSVQILGDCIGVANNGTASGTAVTLQVCNGSNGQKWTTGANSGLVNTLSGRCLDATGASSANGTKLQIWTCGGSDQQKWTLPTATSASAKRA; via the coding sequence ATGCTCAGACACAGACCCGGCTGGGACGCGTTCAAGGCCGTCGCCGTGACCGTCCTGGCCCTCGGGCTCGTCACCCCGCCCGCGCTGGCCGCCGACACGCAGGCACCGGCGGCGGCCCGGACCGACCCGACGACAGCGTGGCAGAACGGCGCCTTCCAGGTGGACCGCTCCGCCGCCATCCACCGGTCCGACGTGGTGCTCGGCCGGCCCAACACCGAGCCGGCCGAATCCATGCCGCTGGGCAACGGGACGCTGGGCGCGGCGGTGTGGGCCGCCGACGGCTTCACCGCCCAGCTCAACCGCGGCGACACCTTCCCCGACCGAAAATCCCCGGGCCAGGTCACCATCCCGGGCCTGAAGACCATCACCCAAGCCGACGACTTCTCCGCCCGCCTGAACCTGTACGACGGTGTGCTCACCGAGTCCGGCGGCGGCATGACGGCGACGATCTACACGCGCGCCGACCGCGACGAACTCGTGGTGGACGTCACCGGAGCGGACCCGAAGAGCGCCCAGACGGTGCGCGGCGACCTCTGGGACGGGCGCTCGCCCTCCGCCGCCGCGTCCGGCGCCGTGGCCACCCTCGCCGAGACCTGGCAGGACTCCGGGACCGGCGGCACCGGCGACACCTACGGCACCCTGCTCGGGATCACGGCCGGCGGACGAAACGTCACCTCCTCGGTCACGGACGGCGACACCGTGCAGGTCGCCTTCAACCCCGCCGCCGACGGCTCGTTCCGGGTCGTCGCTGCCGCACCGCACTGGGCGGGCGGGGACGCGGGCGCGACGGCGACGTCGTACCTGGGCAGTGACGCCACCGCGTCCGTCTCGGCGCTGAGGACCGCGCACCTGAACTGGTGGCACGACTTCTGGGACCGGGCCGGGACGATGAAGATCGAGTCGGCGGACGGCACCGGCCCGTACGTGGAGAACCTGCGGACGGTCTTCCTGTACCAGTCGGCCGCGACCAACCGGGGCTCCCTGCCCGGCACCCAGGCCGGTGCGGCGGACCTGTTCTCGTTCAGCCGCGACGCGCACGACTGGTCCCCGGCGAGCTACTGGTGGTGGAACCTGCGCATGCAGGCCGCCGCCGACCTGACCTCGGGCGTCTTTGACCTGAACACCTCGTTCTACCACCTCTACACCTCGAACCTGGCGAACATCGAGGCCTGGACGAAGGACCACATGCCGGGGCACACCGGTGCCTGCGTCCCCGAGACGATGCGCTTCAACGGCAACGGCTACTTCGACGGCGGCACCGGCAACGCCTCGTGCGAGGCGAGCGTGACGTCGTACAACGCGCAGACCGTCTCCACCGGCGCAGAGGTCTCCCTGGCGCTGTGGCAGCAGTACCGGACCACCGGCGACCTGTCGTTCCTGCGGGACAGCTACCCGCTGATGAAGTCCACCGCGCAGTTCCTGCTGTCGTACGCCACGACCGGTGGCGACGGCCTGCTGCACACCAAGGCGAACGCACACGAGACCCAGTGGAACGTGAGCGACCCCGTCACGGACGTCGCGGCGATGCAGGCGCTGTTCCCGGTGGTCGCCTCCGCGGCGAAGGCGCTCGGCACGGACCCGGACCTCGCGGCACAGCTCACGGCCGCGCAGGCGCAGCTGCCGCCGCTGCCGCGCACGGACGCCGCGACGCACACCCAGGTACTCACCCCGGCCGCGGACGGCGCGGGCAACGACGTCATCGCCCTGTCGGCCGAGCCGGCCGCCACGACACACAACTCCGAGAACCTCGACCTGGAGCCCGTGTGGCCCTACGGCCTGATCGGTGACTCCGGCTCGCTGCACGACCTCGCCGCGCGGACCTACGACAACCGGCGCTGGCCGAACGACGCCGACTGGAGCTTCGACGCGCTCCAGGCGGCCCGTCTGGGCAAGGCGGACGCCGTCAAGAACGCCCTGCTGGCCAACGTCACCAACCAGTTGTACCCCTCCGGCCTGGCCAGCAACAACAACGTACAGACGGGCCGGGAGCCGTACAGCGAGGTGGGCGGCGTGATCACCGCCGCGGTGAACGAGGCGCTCGTGCAGGACTACGACGACGTGCTGCGCATCGCCCCCGCCGTCCCGGCGGACTGGGACGTGGACGGCACGGTGTCGATCCACGACAACGCGAAGGTGGACGTGCAGACGCGGGGCGGCGCCCCGGTCACCGTGGCGCTGGAGGCCGGCTCCACCGCCTCCTTCGTCACCCGCAACCCGTGGCCCGGCCAGTCGGTCGGTGTCGTGGACGCGGCGGACGGGTCGACAGTCGTGGCGTTCTCCACCGCCGCGCAGTTCACCCTCCCCGCCAAGGCCGGGCACGACTACCTGATCGAGCGTCAGTCCGCCCCGGTCACCTCGCTGCCGTTCCAGAAGATCAGTGGCGAGCAGGCCGCACTGCCCCGGCACCTGGGCAAGACCGAGATCGGGCTCGACTTCCCCGCCTCGCCCGCCCCGGCCGGCCCGGTCGGAGCCCTCACCGCGGTCGGCGGCACCTGCGTCGGCCACGCCCCCGGCCTCGCGGGAGGCACGGCGGTACAGACCGACACGTGTGACGGCGGTACCGCGCAGCAGTGGATCGCGGGCCGGGACGGATCCCTGTGGGTGCAGGGCAGGTGTGCGATGCCCGTCGGCAAGAACACCTCCGCCGGCACTCCCCTGGTCCTGGCGGCCTGCGACGGCTCCACCGCCCAGCAGTGGCAGGCCGGTTCCGACCGCACCCTGGTCAACCAGGCGTCCGGCCTGTGCGCCGTGGTCGAGGGCTCGGCGACCGAACCCGGCACGGCCCTGGTCACCGCCGCCTGCGACACGACCACCGCCGGGCAGAAGTTCGACCTGCCCGTCACTCCGGCCGGTCCGCAGGGACACCTCACCGGCATCGCGGGCATGTGCGCCGACAGCGACAGCGGCGGCCAGGCGCCGGGCACACAGCTGGTGCTGAACACCTGCTCCTCCGCCGGCTCCCAGCAGTGGAAGGTCGCCTCGGACGGCACGCTGCGCCTGTTCGACTCGCGGTGCATGACCCCCTCCGGCGGCGGTACGGCCGACAACGGCACCCAGATGGTCCTGGAGATCTGTGACGGCTCCGCCGCGCAGCAGTGGCACGCGGGCGCCGACGGCGCCCTCGTCAACGCCCTGTCCGGCAAGTGCCTGGACGTGAAGGACACGTCCTCCGCGGCGGGCGCGATCCTCTGGGTGTGGACCTGCGGGCCGTCGACGCCGGGCAAGGTGTGGCAGCTGCCCGTTCAGGGGCCGACCGGCCGGATCTCCGGCTACGGCGGCAAGTGCGCCGACCTCGCCGGGTCGGGTTCCACCAGCGCGGCGGGCACCCAGGTCCAGCTGAACACCTGCGGTACGGGAGCCTCCCAGAAGTGGGCGGTCGCCACCGACGGCACGGTCGGCGTGCTGGGGATGTGCATGGCTCTGAAGGACGGCGCCACCGCGAACGGTACCCGTGTCGTCCTGGCGTCCTGCGACGGCTCCTCCACCGACCAGCAGTGGACGTGGGCCGCCAACCGCGGCCTGGTCTCCAAGAAGTCGGGCACCTGCCTCGACGCCACCGGCCCCAGCTCCGCCAACGGCACCCCGTTGCAGATCTGGGCCTGCGCGGTCTCCGACAACCAGCGCTGGCAGTTGCCCGCCGCGGTACCGACGGGCCACGTCACCGGCATCGGCGGCAAGTGCGCCGACCTCGCCGGGTCGGGTTCCAGCAACGCCGCCGCCACCGCCGTGCAGCTGAACACCTGTGGCACGGGTGTCTCGCAGGACTGGTCCGTCGCGGCCGACGGCAGCGTGCAGATCCTCGGCGACTGTATCGGGGTCGCGAACAACGGCACCGCCAGCGGCACCGCGGTGACCCTCCAGGTGTGCAACGGGAGCAACGGCCAGAAGTGGACGACGGGCGCCAACAGCGGCCTCGTCAACACCCTGTCCGGCCGCTGCCTGGACGCCACCGGCGCCAGCTCCGCCAACGGCACCAAGCTGCAGATCTGGACCTGCGGCGGCTCCGACCAGCAGAAGTGGACCCTGCCGACGGCGACGTCCGCCTCCGCCAAGCGGGCCTGA
- a CDS encoding alpha/beta fold hydrolase — MISTGKPVHTLLALVSVLAVASGAQPALARPDHAAPTAAATEHSHLSWTPCRTLVHGWDPGDKRTECATVSVPVDYARPQGRTIRLMISRLKATSPARRRGVVLINPGGPGNSGLEMPGFLSRTSVAGIGTDHDLIGFDPRGIGFSGGKRCDPSPEDGPAPDPKASARVQFAQEYRQNARYNKRCAGYDPAYIAGLSTTVMARDMDRIRVALGEEKIGFYGISWGTALGVVYRSLYDRHVDRMLLDSVMPPDFSLKAMNDGPVAAAEADFARFARWVATRNRRYHLGRTAPAVTGTVLGLARQLDRHPRTLTLPDGRSVTFGVGALRTIMGYPRGRWPDMATSVVALRHGGVPPLLGDEEGGERASRHTGLVDSVDSGLLPQISVLCNDQGADPDEHTLWRQEQRRVASSPLFNSLAGYESWCAGWPLPAQPWHLRRGTSTVQFVGHRYETTTPYPWARKMRRRVGGALLTVEDGVHGSLLQTPCGSRAVEFFSTGRLFEGTCPGVPGH, encoded by the coding sequence ATGATCAGCACCGGAAAGCCGGTCCATACCCTGCTGGCACTCGTCTCTGTCCTGGCGGTGGCGTCCGGCGCCCAGCCCGCACTCGCCCGGCCGGACCACGCGGCGCCGACGGCCGCCGCCACGGAGCACTCACACCTGTCCTGGACACCCTGCCGGACCCTGGTCCACGGATGGGACCCCGGGGACAAACGCACCGAGTGCGCCACTGTCAGCGTCCCTGTGGACTACGCCCGTCCCCAGGGCCGGACAATCCGACTCATGATCAGCCGGCTCAAGGCCACCTCCCCCGCGAGGCGCCGGGGGGTCGTCCTGATCAACCCCGGCGGACCGGGGAACTCCGGGCTGGAGATGCCGGGATTCCTCAGCCGGACGTCCGTCGCCGGAATCGGAACGGACCACGACCTGATCGGGTTCGACCCGCGCGGGATCGGATTCAGCGGCGGCAAGAGGTGCGACCCGTCTCCCGAGGACGGCCCCGCCCCGGACCCGAAGGCCTCCGCCCGCGTGCAGTTCGCCCAGGAGTACCGGCAGAACGCCCGGTACAACAAGCGCTGCGCCGGATACGACCCCGCGTACATCGCCGGTCTGTCGACGACCGTCATGGCCAGGGACATGGACCGTATCCGGGTGGCGCTCGGCGAGGAGAAGATCGGCTTCTACGGGATCTCGTGGGGCACCGCCCTCGGCGTGGTCTACCGCAGCCTCTACGACCGTCACGTCGACCGCATGCTGCTGGACTCCGTCATGCCCCCCGACTTCAGCCTGAAGGCCATGAACGACGGCCCGGTCGCCGCCGCCGAGGCGGACTTCGCGCGCTTCGCCCGCTGGGTCGCCACCCGGAACCGCCGGTACCACCTGGGCAGGACCGCGCCCGCGGTAACCGGCACCGTGCTCGGGCTCGCCCGGCAACTGGACCGCCACCCGCGCACCCTCACCCTGCCCGACGGCCGCTCGGTGACGTTCGGCGTCGGCGCGCTGCGGACGATCATGGGGTACCCGCGCGGGCGCTGGCCGGACATGGCGACCAGCGTCGTGGCACTGCGCCACGGCGGCGTCCCGCCGCTGCTGGGCGACGAGGAAGGGGGAGAGCGGGCCTCGCGGCACACGGGCCTCGTGGACTCCGTCGACAGCGGTCTGCTGCCGCAGATCTCGGTGCTCTGCAACGACCAGGGGGCGGATCCCGACGAGCACACCCTGTGGCGTCAGGAACAGCGGCGCGTCGCGTCCTCCCCCCTGTTCAACTCACTGGCCGGGTACGAGTCCTGGTGTGCGGGCTGGCCCCTGCCCGCACAGCCGTGGCACCTGCGGCGGGGCACCAGCACGGTGCAGTTCGTGGGGCACCGCTACGAAACCACGACCCCCTACCCCTGGGCGCGCAAGATGCGGCGACGCGTCGGCGGTGCACTGCTCACCGTCGAGGACGGCGTACACGGCTCGCTGCTCCAGACGCCCTGCGGCAGCAGGGCCGTCGAGTTCTTCAGCACCGGACGCCTCTTCGAGGGCACCTGCCCCGGAGTGCCGGGGCACTGA
- a CDS encoding DUF5010 domain-containing protein encodes MFSRLGRARRTGPRRSATGASVLALALLALTTLGSATASFAATADTPVVVSGGTVLPGRVAGKTGALGVTFGFSDVTMAGGPYDQPVNKNYNQPMYQPKAGDPASFWDNYVEELVTAGVDFVAVDLRGFSPDNAVPDGAGDPRALTPLIDAINRRGVADKLKIAALDDTPASLTDKKNRAVHHTGGYDPAFDIGDADGTGEGGYKYFWDYNQREFFSRVPSDMLYKVDGRPLIYEWSVNDFAFTNQGNGNLSKLLQYGHAQAQKEFGLDPYYVVDSSWPDRDPSVVSQIDGINNWFTLPTGWSNATYQPVIDNGQLKFGDGWAYQTSNGAGDYRNTYQTTSQAGASVTYSFIGTGVQYLARTASDQGSVDVSIDGQAPVTVQLSTSSALKTQQVVFEKKDLTEGTHTITVTNKAASPVTVDGFRVLTSRPDSLNGRTYGVATPGFRVVNTTTNMVMDPDHGNRLNQTLDATVNGGADITLVEGFTDWEENAMLARTADGTYDERLTDYPNQMIDIMRRYSTDPFPTNLKIEAETADAYSGATPGNDWGVYRGGDIDVQPTGDTGGGWNVGDIAAGESLTWSSEPLQGTVKLSARVATPNDGAQVHFVVDGVAGPTVTVPNTGGWQTYSTVDAGTFQFAAGTHHTVRLEFPTGSLNANYWTATTLSPPATPAPLGPTGQITGQGGKCVDLAGGSAANGTQVVLNTCGTSTTQQWTVAPDKTLRVLGKCLTTQDQGTTNGTHVQIAACDGSKGQQWTVDSANGYLVNAASGLCLENQNGSTADGNPLIVWACNSGDVGQKWAVPSDVSGPSGRVAGYNGKCAEVAGGATADGTAVQLNDCGSGSQQVWTVGSDGTLRALGKCMTVAGGATANGTQVQLSACSGAASQKWSVQSNGELIGTQSGSCLDATGPSSANGTRLQIWSCAVSDNQLWSVPSSRPAGVISGYGGKCAEVAGSLSANGTAIQLNVCGTGSGQSWTVAADGTLRALGKCMTVAGGATADGTQVQLSTCTGATSQKWTSDSKGQLVGSQSGKCLDATGPSSANGTKLQIWTCAATANQLWKLPT; translated from the coding sequence GTGTTCTCCAGACTCGGACGCGCCCGACGCACCGGCCCCCGCCGGTCCGCGACGGGCGCGTCAGTCCTCGCCCTGGCCCTGCTGGCCCTCACCACGCTGGGCTCCGCCACGGCGAGCTTCGCCGCCACCGCCGACACCCCGGTCGTGGTCAGCGGCGGCACCGTCCTGCCCGGCCGGGTCGCCGGCAAGACGGGCGCCCTCGGCGTCACCTTCGGTTTCTCCGACGTCACGATGGCGGGCGGCCCCTACGACCAGCCGGTCAACAAGAACTACAACCAACCCATGTACCAGCCCAAGGCCGGCGACCCGGCCTCGTTCTGGGACAACTACGTCGAGGAACTGGTCACCGCCGGCGTCGACTTCGTCGCCGTCGACCTGCGCGGCTTCAGCCCCGACAACGCCGTCCCGGACGGCGCCGGCGACCCCCGCGCCCTGACGCCGCTGATCGACGCGATCAACCGGCGCGGCGTCGCCGACAAGCTCAAGATCGCCGCGCTGGACGACACGCCCGCGTCCCTCACCGACAAGAAGAACCGGGCCGTCCACCACACCGGCGGCTACGACCCGGCCTTCGACATCGGCGACGCCGACGGCACCGGCGAGGGCGGTTACAAGTACTTCTGGGACTACAACCAGCGCGAGTTCTTCTCCCGCGTCCCCTCCGACATGCTCTACAAGGTGGACGGCCGCCCGCTGATCTACGAGTGGTCGGTCAACGACTTCGCCTTCACCAACCAGGGCAACGGCAACCTTTCCAAGCTGCTTCAGTACGGCCACGCCCAGGCCCAGAAGGAGTTCGGGCTCGACCCGTACTACGTCGTCGACAGCAGCTGGCCCGACCGGGACCCGAGCGTGGTCTCGCAGATCGACGGCATCAACAACTGGTTCACCCTGCCGACGGGCTGGTCCAACGCGACGTACCAACCCGTCATCGACAACGGGCAGTTGAAGTTCGGCGACGGCTGGGCCTACCAGACCTCGAACGGCGCCGGCGACTACCGGAACACCTACCAGACCACGTCCCAGGCGGGTGCCTCGGTCACCTACTCGTTCATCGGTACCGGCGTGCAGTACCTGGCCCGCACCGCCTCCGACCAGGGCAGTGTCGACGTCTCGATCGACGGGCAGGCTCCCGTCACCGTGCAGTTGTCCACCAGCAGCGCGCTGAAGACCCAGCAGGTCGTCTTCGAGAAGAAGGACCTGACCGAAGGCACCCACACCATCACCGTGACGAACAAGGCCGCCTCCCCGGTCACCGTCGACGGCTTCCGGGTGCTCACCAGCCGCCCCGACTCGCTGAACGGTCGCACCTACGGGGTCGCCACCCCGGGGTTCCGTGTCGTCAACACCACCACCAACATGGTGATGGACCCCGACCACGGCAACAGGCTCAACCAGACGCTGGACGCCACGGTCAACGGCGGCGCGGACATCACCCTGGTCGAGGGCTTCACCGACTGGGAGGAGAACGCGATGCTCGCGCGTACGGCCGACGGCACGTACGACGAGCGGCTGACCGACTACCCCAACCAGATGATCGACATCATGCGGCGGTACTCCACCGACCCGTTCCCCACGAACCTCAAGATCGAGGCGGAGACGGCGGACGCGTACAGCGGTGCCACTCCCGGCAACGACTGGGGTGTGTACCGCGGCGGTGACATCGACGTCCAGCCCACCGGCGACACCGGCGGCGGCTGGAACGTCGGCGACATCGCCGCGGGCGAGAGCCTGACCTGGAGCAGCGAGCCGCTGCAGGGCACGGTGAAGCTCTCCGCCCGGGTCGCGACGCCCAACGACGGCGCCCAGGTCCACTTCGTCGTGGACGGCGTCGCCGGCCCGACCGTCACCGTGCCGAACACCGGCGGCTGGCAGACGTACAGCACCGTCGACGCGGGCACGTTCCAGTTCGCGGCGGGCACCCACCACACGGTCCGCCTGGAGTTCCCGACGGGCTCCCTGAACGCCAACTACTGGACGGCGACCACCCTCAGCCCGCCGGCCACCCCGGCTCCACTGGGTCCGACGGGTCAGATCACCGGCCAGGGCGGCAAGTGCGTCGACCTGGCCGGCGGCAGCGCGGCGAACGGCACCCAGGTCGTGCTGAACACCTGCGGCACCTCCACGACCCAGCAGTGGACGGTCGCCCCCGACAAGACGCTGCGCGTGCTCGGCAAGTGCCTCACCACCCAGGACCAGGGCACCACCAACGGCACCCACGTGCAGATCGCCGCATGTGACGGTTCCAAGGGTCAGCAGTGGACGGTGGATTCCGCCAACGGTTACCTGGTCAACGCGGCGTCCGGCCTGTGTCTGGAGAACCAGAACGGCAGTACGGCGGACGGGAATCCGTTGATCGTCTGGGCGTGCAACTCGGGTGACGTCGGTCAGAAGTGGGCGGTGCCGTCGGACGTGTCGGGTCCGTCGGGTCGTGTCGCGGGTTACAACGGCAAGTGTGCCGAGGTGGCGGGTGGTGCGACGGCGGACGGTACGGCGGTCCAGCTGAACGACTGTGGTTCCGGTTCGCAGCAGGTGTGGACGGTGGGGTCGGACGGGACGCTGCGGGCGTTGGGCAAGTGCATGACGGTGGCCGGTGGTGCGACGGCCAACGGTACGCAGGTGCAGTTGTCGGCGTGTTCGGGTGCGGCGTCGCAGAAGTGGTCGGTGCAGTCGAACGGTGAGCTGATCGGGACGCAGTCGGGCAGCTGCCTGGATGCGACCGGTCCGAGTTCGGCGAATGGCACGAGGCTCCAGATCTGGTCGTGTGCGGTGTCGGACAACCAGTTGTGGAGTGTGCCGTCGTCGCGTCCGGCGGGTGTGATCAGCGGGTACGGCGGTAAGTGCGCGGAGGTGGCGGGGTCGTTGTCGGCGAACGGTACGGCGATCCAGCTGAACGTGTGCGGGACGGGCAGTGGTCAGTCCTGGACGGTGGCCGCCGACGGGACGCTGCGGGCGCTGGGCAAGTGCATGACGGTGGCCGGTGGTGCGACGGCTGACGGTACGCAGGTGCAGTTGTCGACGTGCACGGGTGCGACGTCGCAGAAGTGGACGTCCGACTCGAAGGGGCAGCTGGTCGGCTCCCAGTCGGGCAAGTGCCTGGACGCCACCGGCCCCAGCTCCGCCAACGGCACCAAGCTCCAGATCTGGACCTGCGCGGCCACCGCCAACCAGCTCTGGAAACTCCCCACCTGA
- a CDS encoding alpha/beta fold hydrolase — MTATATAGASGLLGTGTASARTGTSPAQAADGRTTHGLGPMHRTRTDVLDIAYHDIGPAHGKPVILLHGWPFSPVGSYAEVAPALARRGYRCYIPYLRGHGETRFLRADTFRSGEQAALGADLVAFMDALRVPRALFAGYDWGGRAGDVAAALWPQRCTGLVSVNGYLIQNLAVAQEPLAPSIESGYWYFFYFLTERGRKGLQRNREDLARVVWHRNSPQWQFTEAEFAQAAQLWTNPDYVDVVIHSYRHRLADAPGDPRYAELERRLLDQPKITVPTVTLDGQADGVIPPTDGGGYAAHFTGPWKHHVVPGAGHNLPQERPDAFTAAILEVDALG, encoded by the coding sequence ATGACGGCGACAGCGACGGCAGGAGCGTCCGGCCTTCTCGGGACGGGCACGGCGTCGGCACGCACGGGCACGTCACCAGCCCAGGCCGCGGACGGACGGACCACGCACGGTCTGGGTCCGATGCACCGCACCCGTACCGACGTACTGGACATCGCCTACCACGACATCGGGCCGGCCCACGGCAAGCCGGTGATCCTCCTGCACGGCTGGCCCTTCAGCCCCGTCGGCTCCTACGCCGAGGTGGCGCCCGCCCTCGCCCGGCGCGGGTACCGCTGCTACATCCCCTACCTGCGCGGCCACGGGGAGACCCGGTTCCTGCGTGCGGACACCTTCCGGTCGGGTGAGCAGGCGGCGCTCGGCGCGGACCTGGTCGCCTTCATGGACGCCTTGCGCGTTCCCCGGGCCCTGTTCGCCGGCTACGACTGGGGCGGGCGGGCAGGCGACGTCGCCGCGGCCCTCTGGCCGCAGCGCTGCACCGGCCTGGTCTCCGTGAACGGCTACCTCATCCAGAACCTCGCCGTCGCCCAGGAGCCGCTGGCCCCCTCGATCGAGTCCGGCTACTGGTACTTCTTCTACTTCCTCACCGAGCGCGGACGAAAAGGACTCCAGCGCAACCGGGAGGACCTGGCACGCGTCGTCTGGCACCGCAACTCGCCCCAATGGCAGTTCACCGAGGCGGAGTTCGCACAGGCGGCCCAGTTGTGGACCAACCCCGACTACGTCGACGTGGTGATCCACAGCTACCGGCACCGCCTGGCCGACGCCCCCGGCGACCCCCGCTACGCCGAACTGGAGCGCAGACTGCTGGACCAGCCGAAGATCACCGTCCCCACGGTCACCCTGGACGGACAGGCCGACGGGGTCATCCCGCCGACCGACGGAGGCGGCTACGCCGCTCACTTCACGGGCCCCTGGAAGCACCACGTCGTCCCGGGCGCCGGCCACAACCTCCCCCAGGAGCGGCCCGACGCGTTCACCGCCGCGATCCTGGAGGTCGACGCCCTGGGCTGA
- the rpmF gene encoding 50S ribosomal protein L32 — protein sequence MMHKKSRARTRHRRAHWKATAPLLVKCANSACGLPTPPHAACRHCGTYRGRQVLPPA from the coding sequence ATGATGCACAAGAAGTCCCGCGCACGGACACGTCACCGCCGAGCCCACTGGAAGGCGACCGCGCCGCTGCTGGTGAAATGCGCCAACTCGGCATGCGGTCTGCCGACCCCGCCCCACGCCGCCTGCCGGCACTGCGGAACGTACCGGGGCCGTCAGGTGTTGCCCCCGGCCTGA